In Streptomyces sp. DG2A-72, one genomic interval encodes:
- a CDS encoding TetR/AcrR family transcriptional regulator, with the protein MTSAKTPARGRKRSEQTRLAILTAAYELTTEVGYQAVTIEGIAARAGAGKQTVYRWWPTKADVLLEALAVKADLKVSTADRGSFETELAVFLRDSAALMVHPGVVAVLRSLMGEAQRDPDFRRRFQDGFLTKRRAALETLVERAAARGDKPAHLTAAFAADVVFGLIWYRILATEHLLDEDDVAAIQHLFTEHHGKE; encoded by the coding sequence ATGACCAGTGCCAAGACTCCGGCTCGCGGCCGGAAGCGCAGCGAGCAGACCAGGCTCGCGATCCTCACCGCCGCGTACGAGCTCACGACCGAGGTCGGCTATCAGGCCGTCACGATCGAGGGCATCGCCGCCCGGGCCGGGGCGGGCAAGCAGACCGTCTACCGCTGGTGGCCTACGAAGGCGGACGTCCTGCTGGAGGCCCTGGCCGTCAAGGCCGATCTGAAGGTCTCCACCGCGGACCGGGGCTCATTCGAGACCGAGCTGGCCGTATTCCTGCGCGACTCCGCGGCCTTGATGGTGCACCCAGGGGTGGTTGCCGTCCTGCGCTCCCTGATGGGCGAGGCGCAGCGGGATCCGGACTTCCGGCGCCGCTTCCAAGACGGCTTCCTGACCAAGCGCAGAGCCGCCCTGGAGACCCTCGTCGAGCGGGCCGCGGCGCGCGGCGACAAGCCCGCTCACCTGACCGCCGCCTTCGCAGCCGACGTGGTGTTCGGCCTGATCTGGTACCGCATCCTCGCCACCGAGCACCTCCTCGACGAGGACGACGTCGCCGCCATCCAGCACCTGTTCACCGAACACCACGGCAAGGAGTAA
- a CDS encoding YafY family protein, with translation MTPDRFFSLMLLLKSRDAVTTQELASALGVSLRTITRDLNWLRDAGLPVTAHRGRLGGVTMLPGSGLDLTRLTPGERDHLSLTGLDEKQRAELNASAESQRARSKIAATQPRRVHELLPLTDVVHVDSRPWHQARASGTTPASLIGAVRRGRRLRIEYDSPRESCPRDLVVDPYGLFAKAGIWYLVADCARVPRMYRLERITTWREVDQPRRIRESQTLATVAAALIDQWEHNHAIEVSATIDQTQIERAQRIFGLRLVLDDDHEESATGRKVTIRFLHLEDVRALLPFGSAITVHGPTEARAHLRDLATNLAHHYAPSPTS, from the coding sequence GTGACCCCAGATCGCTTCTTCAGCCTGATGCTGCTCCTCAAATCGAGGGATGCCGTGACCACACAGGAACTTGCCTCAGCGCTCGGGGTGTCCCTTCGAACCATCACCCGAGACCTGAACTGGCTCCGCGACGCCGGTCTGCCGGTGACCGCACACCGGGGCCGCCTCGGAGGCGTGACCATGCTGCCCGGATCCGGGCTCGACCTCACGCGACTCACACCGGGCGAGCGTGATCATCTGTCGCTCACCGGGCTGGATGAGAAGCAACGTGCGGAGCTCAACGCATCGGCCGAAAGCCAGCGCGCGCGCTCCAAGATCGCCGCTACACAGCCACGTCGAGTTCATGAGCTCCTGCCGCTCACCGACGTAGTGCACGTGGACAGCCGTCCCTGGCATCAGGCACGAGCTTCCGGCACGACTCCGGCTTCGCTGATCGGCGCAGTGCGGCGAGGTCGCCGGCTACGGATCGAGTACGACAGCCCACGCGAGTCATGCCCACGCGACCTGGTCGTGGATCCCTACGGGCTGTTCGCCAAGGCCGGCATCTGGTACCTCGTCGCCGACTGTGCCCGAGTGCCACGGATGTACCGACTCGAACGGATCACGACGTGGAGAGAAGTCGACCAGCCACGACGGATCCGCGAGAGCCAGACCCTGGCCACCGTCGCTGCAGCGCTCATTGATCAGTGGGAGCACAACCACGCGATAGAGGTCAGCGCCACCATCGACCAGACCCAGATCGAGCGAGCGCAACGGATCTTTGGCCTACGACTCGTCCTGGACGACGACCATGAAGAATCCGCCACCGGCCGCAAGGTAACGATCCGCTTCCTGCATCTGGAGGACGTGCGAGCACTACTGCCGTTCGGGAGCGCCATCACTGTGCACGGCCCCACCGAAGCCAGGGCTCACCTCCGCGACCTCGCCACCAATCTTGCCCACCACTATGCGCCGTCACCAACGTCCTGA
- a CDS encoding maleylpyruvate isomerase N-terminal domain-containing protein: protein MTPATTAPWTDLLAAATDDCLAALLEGADQDWSRPARGLDWTCRQTLDHLALGLTGYTGLLIARPDDRYTTLFASLDPQAPIPTCLEGLRIAASLLSSTVRDTPAEAHAWHPWGHSDATGFAAMGITELAVHTYDITRALSLSWTPPDGLSTAVLARLFPDAPSGHRPSDTLLWCTGRIPLPGLPRRADWQWDGAVRWLVL, encoded by the coding sequence ATGACTCCCGCTACCACCGCGCCATGGACGGACCTTCTGGCCGCTGCCACCGACGACTGCCTGGCCGCCCTCCTCGAGGGAGCCGACCAGGACTGGTCACGCCCCGCCCGCGGCCTCGACTGGACCTGCCGCCAGACCCTCGACCATCTCGCCCTCGGCCTGACCGGCTACACCGGCCTCCTCATCGCCCGCCCTGACGACCGCTACACCACCCTCTTCGCCTCACTCGACCCCCAGGCCCCCATCCCCACTTGTCTGGAAGGCCTCCGGATCGCCGCGTCCCTCCTCAGCTCCACCGTCCGCGACACGCCGGCCGAAGCACACGCCTGGCACCCCTGGGGCCACTCCGACGCCACCGGTTTCGCCGCCATGGGAATCACCGAACTGGCCGTCCACACTTACGACATCACCCGCGCCCTCAGCCTGTCCTGGACCCCGCCCGACGGTCTGAGCACCGCCGTCCTCGCCCGCCTCTTCCCCGACGCTCCGTCCGGGCACCGTCCGTCCGACACTCTGTTGTGGTGTACGGGCCGCATCCCGCTTCCCGGCCTGCCCCGGCGCGCGGACTGGCAGTGGGACGGAGCCGTGCGCTGGCTAGTGCTGTGA
- a CDS encoding LysR family transcriptional regulator, whose translation MDLTSVRTFVTAVDAGQFQEAATNLSITPQAVSKRIAVLEKDLGVQLFSRTARGARLTIDGQAFLPYARALLQAEERAAASVRPGRRALRVDVISRRVSVAGLLRDFHRAYPETELDVVTLFDSDTAIAAVRSGTIDATFRAVSMPGRQLPDGIEATPVFDEPLHLFTGPAHEFAAARAIAPAQLAGRRIWMPGNLPGTEWTAYYDELAAVFGLTIDSIGPNFGVEHLLDTIADSSTLATFVSEQTPLVWPAGHDLRRIPLHDPTPVYPHSLIWRTDNPHPALTALRSHLTSAYPGRPDSGIWTPKWAQCP comes from the coding sequence GTGGACCTCACCTCCGTGCGCACCTTCGTCACCGCCGTAGACGCGGGACAGTTCCAGGAAGCCGCCACCAACTTGTCGATCACCCCTCAGGCCGTCTCCAAGCGCATCGCCGTGCTGGAGAAGGACCTCGGTGTGCAGTTGTTCAGCCGTACGGCCCGCGGGGCCCGGCTCACCATCGACGGGCAGGCGTTCCTGCCTTACGCCAGGGCACTCCTCCAAGCTGAGGAACGGGCCGCCGCTTCCGTGCGGCCAGGGCGCCGGGCGTTGCGCGTCGACGTGATCAGCCGCCGGGTCTCAGTGGCAGGTCTGCTGCGCGACTTCCACCGCGCGTATCCCGAGACCGAACTCGATGTCGTAACTCTGTTCGACTCCGACACGGCCATCGCCGCCGTCCGGTCCGGGACGATCGACGCGACCTTCCGCGCCGTGAGCATGCCGGGCCGGCAGCTCCCCGACGGTATCGAGGCCACCCCGGTCTTCGACGAACCGCTGCACCTGTTCACCGGACCGGCTCACGAGTTCGCCGCCGCCCGCGCGATCGCTCCCGCCCAGCTCGCCGGGCGCCGGATCTGGATGCCCGGAAACCTCCCCGGCACCGAGTGGACCGCCTACTACGACGAACTCGCCGCCGTGTTCGGGCTCACCATCGACTCGATCGGCCCCAACTTCGGCGTCGAGCACCTCCTCGACACGATCGCGGACTCCTCGACGCTGGCGACCTTCGTCAGCGAGCAGACTCCGCTGGTCTGGCCCGCCGGCCACGACCTGCGGCGCATCCCCCTGCACGACCCGACCCCGGTCTACCCGCACTCACTGATCTGGCGCACCGACAACCCGCACCCCGCCCTCACCGCACTGCGCAGCCACCTCACCTCTGCATACCCCGGCCGCCCCGACAGCGGGATCTGGACACCGAAGTGGGCTCAGTGCCCTTGA
- a CDS encoding alpha/beta fold hydrolase, with amino-acid sequence MNTRPQSVPWKLYQRVPVAAGEIATAVFGEGPPVVLVHGTPACSYLWRNVVPTLARHHTVHVWDLLGFGESRIAPGAVPSIAQQAHTLAELVAHWGLTEPSLVGHDIGGGIVLRAHLIEQVPTAGIALLDAAVIGPWNTPFTEHQQRYAEAYRRMPPDVFADIITARLRTATYRPMTDADTAAYLAPWTGAEGQMRWIDQVCAVSFKDTQDVVARLDRIIAPTLVLWGQEDQWLRLAVGDRLAAAIPGAQRATIPGAGHFLTEDQPQDAADALVDFFGRHRP; translated from the coding sequence ATGAACACGCGCCCCCAGTCCGTGCCGTGGAAGCTGTACCAGCGTGTCCCGGTCGCTGCCGGTGAGATCGCCACCGCCGTCTTCGGTGAGGGCCCGCCCGTCGTCCTGGTCCACGGCACGCCCGCCTGCTCCTACCTCTGGCGCAACGTCGTGCCCACGCTGGCGCGCCACCACACCGTCCACGTATGGGACTTGCTCGGGTTCGGGGAGTCACGCATCGCGCCGGGCGCCGTCCCCTCCATCGCCCAGCAGGCCCACACGCTCGCGGAACTCGTCGCGCACTGGGGCCTGACGGAGCCCAGCCTGGTCGGGCATGACATCGGCGGCGGGATCGTCTTGCGGGCCCACCTCATCGAGCAGGTCCCGACCGCCGGCATCGCCCTGCTGGACGCCGCCGTGATCGGCCCGTGGAACACGCCCTTCACCGAACACCAGCAGCGATACGCCGAGGCGTACCGCAGGATGCCGCCGGACGTCTTCGCCGACATCATCACCGCACGCCTGCGCACCGCCACCTACCGCCCGATGACCGACGCCGACACCGCGGCCTACCTCGCCCCCTGGACCGGGGCCGAGGGGCAGATGCGGTGGATCGACCAGGTCTGCGCCGTCAGCTTCAAGGACACCCAGGACGTCGTCGCCCGCCTGGACCGCATCATCGCGCCCACCCTCGTGCTGTGGGGCCAGGAGGACCAGTGGCTCCGGCTCGCCGTCGGCGACCGGCTCGCTGCGGCCATCCCCGGTGCCCAGCGCGCGACGATCCCCGGGGCCGGCCACTTCCTCACCGAGGACCAGCCCCAGGACGCCGCCGACGCCCTCGTGGACTTCTTCGGCAGACACCGGCCCTGA
- a CDS encoding VOC family protein — translation MTTSVVSIVYVNDAPAAARFYGDLLGMSPSFETSGYITFDLGPGADLGLWSGQFEDLSPDVPRTSEVCLAIDGGPDELNATFEQWNSKGVTILREPHDAGFGLTFLAADPDGNRIRVAPRD, via the coding sequence ATGACCACATCCGTCGTGTCCATCGTCTACGTGAACGACGCTCCCGCCGCAGCTCGTTTCTACGGCGACCTCCTCGGCATGAGCCCCTCGTTCGAGACTTCGGGATACATCACCTTCGACCTCGGGCCAGGCGCTGACCTCGGTCTGTGGTCTGGCCAGTTCGAGGATCTGTCACCGGACGTCCCGCGCACCAGTGAGGTTTGCCTGGCCATCGACGGTGGACCCGACGAGCTCAACGCGACCTTTGAGCAGTGGAATTCCAAGGGGGTCACGATCCTGCGCGAGCCTCATGATGCCGGCTTCGGGCTGACCTTCCTCGCAGCCGATCCTGACGGGAACCGCATCCGCGTCGCACCGCGGGACTGA
- a CDS encoding GNAT family N-acetyltransferase — MQRHEHAGPAALRAMQSLATRTFPATGYHHIGDLTWHGCLALDRADQCPTAVWTQGDQTLAWGWLELPDTLMLQVDPEHPELAHEVLAWAEHTASGPLSIDVTETEPHLIKALEQHGYTRTDDGPFMTCLGRPLTDLPDIPHPPDGYSIHPQRDHADVAGRAAAHRAAFGSIRITTERHARMRDTWPYRPEHDLIVTSPTGEVVAYCQGWYDPTNGIGEFEPVGTHPDHRRLGLARAVCIAVLHAFADAGGHRAIVYSRGDAAYPIPKRLYESLGFTAYTRTHTYVGAPTG; from the coding sequence ATGCAACGACATGAGCACGCCGGACCCGCAGCACTGCGCGCCATGCAGAGCCTGGCCACCCGCACCTTTCCGGCAACGGGCTACCACCACATCGGCGACCTCACATGGCACGGGTGCCTGGCCCTCGACCGCGCCGACCAGTGCCCGACAGCGGTCTGGACCCAGGGCGACCAGACGCTGGCCTGGGGCTGGTTAGAACTGCCCGACACCTTGATGCTCCAGGTCGACCCGGAGCACCCGGAACTGGCTCACGAGGTCCTCGCCTGGGCCGAACACACGGCATCAGGCCCGCTGAGCATCGATGTCACCGAGACCGAACCACACCTGATCAAGGCACTGGAACAGCACGGCTACACCCGGACCGACGACGGCCCGTTCATGACGTGCCTTGGCCGCCCCCTCACCGACCTGCCGGACATCCCCCACCCGCCGGACGGCTACTCGATCCACCCCCAGCGCGACCATGCCGACGTGGCAGGCCGGGCGGCAGCGCACCGCGCCGCCTTCGGATCGATCCGAATCACCACCGAACGACACGCCCGCATGAGGGACACCTGGCCCTACCGGCCCGAACACGACCTCATCGTGACCTCGCCCACCGGGGAAGTCGTCGCCTACTGCCAAGGCTGGTACGACCCGACCAACGGAATCGGTGAGTTCGAACCCGTCGGTACCCACCCCGATCACCGCCGCCTTGGCCTTGCCCGAGCCGTCTGCATCGCGGTGCTGCACGCCTTCGCCGACGCCGGCGGCCACCGTGCCATCGTCTACTCGCGCGGCGACGCCGCATACCCCATCCCCAAGCGGCTGTACGAGTCCTTGGGCTTCACCGCGTACACCCGCACCCACACCTACGTCGGCGCACCGACCGGCTGA
- a CDS encoding SDR family oxidoreductase, translating to MPTTLVIGGTSGVGLATARHLTAKGDDVHIAGRNEERMLRAKAAIDGRVHGHVLDAADARAVASLAAQIAPIQRLIITLTGNGGAGPFGELPIDGLRQAFEEKYWPTVTALQAGLAHLSKDASVTLVGAVTARAAMPGTAGIGSLNAAVEGLVQPLAAELAPIRINAVSPGYVDTPWWDGLAAEEREGFFAQAAASLPTKRIATAPDIAEAIVLLATNPNITGTVLETDGGALLTA from the coding sequence ATGCCCACCACGCTCGTCATCGGCGGAACGTCAGGCGTCGGCCTGGCCACAGCCCGGCACCTGACCGCCAAAGGAGACGATGTCCACATCGCCGGACGCAACGAGGAGCGGATGCTCCGCGCGAAGGCCGCCATCGACGGCCGGGTCCACGGTCATGTACTCGATGCCGCCGACGCCCGGGCGGTCGCGTCGCTCGCCGCGCAGATCGCGCCGATCCAGCGTCTGATCATCACCCTCACCGGCAACGGCGGGGCGGGACCGTTCGGGGAACTGCCCATAGACGGCCTGCGGCAGGCGTTCGAGGAGAAGTACTGGCCCACGGTCACCGCGCTCCAGGCCGGCCTCGCTCACCTCAGCAAAGACGCCTCGGTCACCCTCGTCGGGGCGGTCACCGCCCGGGCCGCCATGCCCGGCACGGCCGGCATCGGCTCGCTCAACGCCGCCGTTGAAGGGCTCGTCCAGCCGCTGGCCGCCGAACTCGCGCCCATCCGGATCAACGCCGTCTCCCCGGGCTACGTCGACACGCCGTGGTGGGACGGGCTCGCCGCCGAGGAACGAGAGGGCTTCTTCGCGCAGGCAGCCGCTTCCTTGCCCACCAAGCGCATCGCCACCGCCCCCGACATCGCCGAGGCCATTGTGCTGCTGGCCACCAACCCCAACATCACCGGCACCGTCCTCGAAACAGACGGCGGCGCCCTCCTCACCGCCTGA
- a CDS encoding GlxA family transcriptional regulator, with amino-acid sequence MVVTENVGVPSWDLYELSIPCTVFGKPQPDLADPWYDLRLCSTGERQQDTSSTETGLSLQTRYGLDDLVGADTVIVPSVPDPCVDEGRPLPQALITALRNAYDAGARVVSLCTGAFALAEAGLLDGRRATAHWMHTAQLAERYPKVQVDDSVLYVDDGDVLTSAGLTAGLDLCLHLVRRDLGAHVANQLARRMVVPAHRPGGQAQFIDLSVPTTDDGSLGPVLDWARTHLDQPLTVEDLAQRAAMSPRTLHRRLQAATGTTPLQWLLNQRLVRAQSLLESTDLPIEKVGELSGLGTANNLRHHFLKHIGVSPSNYRRAFPRTMPESSPSRHESRSQGRAGRQLTDRGASDAPVTPRATGSRD; translated from the coding sequence GTGGTCGTGACTGAGAACGTCGGAGTCCCCTCATGGGATCTGTACGAACTGAGCATCCCCTGCACCGTCTTCGGGAAGCCGCAGCCCGACCTGGCCGACCCCTGGTACGACCTGCGGCTGTGCAGTACGGGGGAACGTCAGCAAGACACCTCTTCGACCGAGACCGGACTGTCACTGCAGACCCGCTACGGGCTCGACGACCTTGTCGGTGCCGACACGGTCATCGTGCCTTCGGTGCCGGACCCCTGTGTCGACGAGGGCCGGCCGCTGCCGCAAGCCCTGATCACGGCGCTGCGCAACGCCTACGACGCAGGCGCCCGTGTGGTCTCCTTGTGTACCGGCGCGTTCGCACTCGCCGAGGCGGGGCTGCTCGACGGACGACGCGCCACCGCCCATTGGATGCACACCGCTCAACTGGCCGAGCGCTACCCGAAGGTACAAGTCGACGACTCGGTGCTGTACGTGGACGACGGCGATGTGCTCACCAGCGCCGGACTGACCGCCGGACTCGACCTCTGCCTCCATCTGGTACGCCGTGACCTGGGCGCACACGTCGCCAATCAGCTGGCCCGCCGGATGGTGGTACCCGCCCACCGCCCCGGCGGCCAGGCGCAGTTCATCGACCTGTCCGTGCCCACCACCGACGACGGGAGCCTGGGGCCCGTACTGGACTGGGCCCGTACACACCTGGACCAACCCCTGACGGTCGAGGATCTGGCACAACGCGCGGCGATGAGCCCGCGGACCCTCCACCGACGACTCCAGGCAGCCACCGGGACAACTCCACTTCAGTGGCTCCTCAATCAACGCCTGGTACGGGCCCAAAGCCTGCTGGAGTCGACGGACTTACCGATCGAGAAGGTCGGGGAGCTGAGCGGCCTCGGCACGGCGAACAACCTCCGCCATCACTTCCTCAAACACATCGGGGTGTCGCCGAGCAACTACCGACGGGCCTTCCCCCGGACGATGCCCGAATCATCCCCCTCCCGGCATGAGAGCCGGTCGCAGGGCCGGGCGGGCCGACAGCTGACTGACCGCGGCGCATCCGATGCCCCGGTGACGCCAAGGGCGACGGGCTCAAGAGATTGA
- a CDS encoding VOC family protein, whose protein sequence is MPLQMELVAITLDCPDPLALAAFYQQATGFEPHPKSDAEFAGLNREDGLFIGFQRVEDYRAPSWPGQIVPQQLHICFKVAESLDEAEARLLELGAGKPDHQPHGDKARVLTDPAGHPFCIVTR, encoded by the coding sequence ATGCCCCTGCAGATGGAACTGGTCGCGATAACGCTGGATTGCCCTGATCCGCTGGCTCTGGCGGCGTTCTATCAGCAGGCCACCGGCTTTGAACCACACCCGAAGTCGGACGCCGAGTTCGCCGGTCTCAACCGTGAGGACGGGCTCTTCATAGGCTTCCAGCGGGTCGAGGACTACCGGGCTCCGAGTTGGCCTGGCCAGATCGTCCCCCAGCAGCTTCACATCTGCTTCAAGGTCGCGGAGAGCCTGGACGAGGCCGAAGCCCGGCTGCTGGAACTGGGTGCGGGAAAGCCGGATCACCAGCCGCATGGGGACAAGGCGCGGGTCCTCACCGACCCTGCTGGACATCCCTTCTGCATCGTCACGCGCTGA
- a CDS encoding CGNR zinc finger domain-containing protein: MKVNFSAYTWGAGVATELVNTSALVRRSTGDVLVDAAALGRFLAEHDIPLDAWARAGPPTAADLAQVLALRQEVRDLLESTSEDHVADGANALVERAAVRPFLERDADGDWQWYIVTGPGVSLAEELAALIGTGLLGVLRALGSQRIRHCASPTCDGMFVDTSKAGRRRYCMPDLCGNRLNVAKHRARRHAGAQPSSSTVSGASPRDEEHGHTTET; encoded by the coding sequence TTGAAAGTCAATTTTTCCGCTTACACATGGGGGGCGGGTGTCGCGACCGAGCTGGTCAACACCTCCGCCCTGGTCCGCAGAAGTACGGGCGATGTGCTCGTGGACGCGGCCGCGCTCGGCCGCTTCCTCGCCGAGCACGACATCCCGCTGGACGCCTGGGCGCGGGCCGGCCCGCCGACGGCCGCGGACCTGGCACAGGTGCTCGCCCTGCGCCAAGAGGTGCGGGACCTGTTGGAGTCCACCAGCGAGGACCACGTCGCCGACGGCGCGAACGCGCTGGTCGAGCGCGCGGCCGTGCGCCCGTTCCTGGAACGGGACGCGGACGGCGACTGGCAGTGGTACATCGTGACCGGCCCCGGCGTCTCTCTCGCCGAAGAGCTCGCCGCGCTGATCGGCACCGGCCTGCTCGGCGTACTGCGCGCCCTCGGCAGCCAGCGCATCCGGCACTGCGCCTCGCCGACGTGCGACGGGATGTTCGTCGACACCAGCAAGGCGGGACGGCGCCGTTACTGCATGCCCGACCTGTGCGGCAACCGCCTCAACGTGGCCAAACACCGTGCCCGTCGGCACGCGGGAGCGCAGCCCTCGTCCTCGACGGTCAGTGGGGCGAGCCCTCGGGACGAAGAACATGGGCACACCACGGAGACCTGA
- a CDS encoding NAD(P)-dependent oxidoreductase — translation MHADRPALTVIGLGSMGSALAAVFLQRGYQTTVWNRSADKAQALVGQGARLAATPEEAIAASPLIIACVLDYEALYGVLDPVAASLKGKVLINLSSGSPEQAHEAAAWARSHAADYLDGAIMTTPPGVGSPEMMFLYSGSHTAFEARRPALESLGDPLYLGADPGLASLYDAALLGLMWSTMTGWLHGTALVGAEKVSATAFTPIAIRWLTAVAGFLTTYAPQVDAGRYPGDDATIDVQIATIDHLIHAAAARGIDNALPELLKSAMERTKAAGHGSDSYASVIEVLKHPADDK, via the coding sequence ATGCATGCTGACCGTCCAGCGTTGACTGTCATCGGACTGGGCTCGATGGGCTCGGCGCTGGCCGCCGTATTTCTGCAGCGGGGGTACCAGACCACCGTGTGGAACCGCTCGGCGGACAAGGCTCAGGCACTGGTCGGCCAGGGGGCCCGCCTGGCCGCGACACCCGAGGAGGCGATCGCGGCGAGCCCGCTGATCATCGCCTGCGTACTGGATTACGAGGCGCTGTACGGCGTCCTCGATCCCGTCGCCGCGTCCCTCAAGGGCAAGGTCCTGATCAACCTCTCCTCCGGTTCCCCGGAGCAGGCTCACGAGGCCGCCGCGTGGGCCCGGTCGCACGCCGCCGACTACCTCGACGGCGCGATCATGACCACCCCACCGGGGGTCGGCAGCCCGGAGATGATGTTCCTCTACAGCGGTTCGCACACTGCCTTCGAAGCCCGTCGTCCGGCCTTGGAGTCCCTGGGCGACCCCCTGTACCTGGGTGCTGACCCGGGTCTGGCCTCCCTCTACGACGCTGCCCTGCTCGGCCTGATGTGGTCCACCATGACCGGCTGGCTGCATGGCACCGCGCTGGTCGGCGCGGAGAAGGTGTCGGCCACGGCCTTCACCCCGATCGCGATCCGCTGGCTGACCGCCGTGGCCGGCTTCCTGACCACCTACGCCCCCCAGGTGGATGCCGGCCGTTACCCGGGCGACGACGCCACCATCGACGTGCAGATCGCGACCATCGACCACCTCATCCACGCCGCAGCGGCCCGCGGCATCGACAACGCCCTGCCCGAACTCCTGAAGTCCGCCATGGAACGAACCAAGGCCGCAGGCCACGGCTCCGACAGCTACGCGAGCGTGATCGAAGTCCTGAAGCACCCGGCGGACGACAAATGA
- a CDS encoding SDR family NAD(P)-dependent oxidoreductase, protein MSERIIVLTGATDGLGRALSRELARRPATTLILHGRDKTRLDELASSLSDAPASVRTVRADFSELAQVHRLADEIAGLTDRVSVLVNNAGIGGGEPDGTDRRLSADGHELRFATNHLAPFALTQRLLPLLDRGAPARIVNVASIGQSPIDFDDPSLEHGYSGMRAYGQSKLAMITTGFMLARQLDPHRITVNSLHPATYMPTKMVLESVGHSIDSLETGVAATLRLILDPELEGVTGEFYDRTRAAQAHADAYDPGIQQRLWDLSIRLTERNQ, encoded by the coding sequence ATGTCCGAGCGGATCATCGTCCTCACCGGGGCAACCGACGGGCTGGGCCGCGCGCTCAGCCGCGAGCTCGCTCGCCGGCCCGCGACCACGCTCATCCTCCACGGCCGCGACAAGACCCGGCTCGACGAGCTGGCCTCCTCGCTGTCCGACGCACCCGCGTCGGTCAGGACGGTCCGCGCCGACTTCTCCGAGCTGGCGCAGGTGCATCGGCTTGCAGACGAGATCGCCGGGCTTACCGACCGCGTCTCGGTGCTGGTGAACAACGCCGGCATCGGCGGCGGGGAACCCGACGGCACGGACCGCCGGCTGTCCGCTGACGGGCACGAGCTCCGGTTCGCGACCAACCACCTGGCCCCGTTCGCCCTGACGCAGCGGCTCCTGCCCCTGCTCGACCGCGGCGCACCGGCCCGTATCGTCAACGTCGCATCGATCGGCCAGTCACCGATCGACTTCGACGACCCGTCCCTCGAGCACGGCTATTCCGGCATGCGCGCCTACGGCCAGTCCAAGCTCGCGATGATCACCACGGGGTTCATGCTCGCCCGGCAACTCGACCCGCACCGGATCACGGTCAACAGCCTGCACCCGGCCACGTACATGCCGACCAAGATGGTCCTGGAGTCCGTCGGCCACAGCATCGACTCCCTCGAAACCGGCGTGGCGGCCACCCTGCGCCTGATCCTCGACCCGGAACTCGAAGGCGTCACCGGGGAGTTCTACGACCGCACCCGCGCCGCGCAAGCGCACGCGGACGCCTACGACCCGGGCATTCAGCAGCGGCTCTGGGACCTCAGCATCCGCCTCACCGAGCGGAACCAGTAA